A stretch of Vulpes vulpes isolate BD-2025 chromosome 4, VulVul3, whole genome shotgun sequence DNA encodes these proteins:
- the HTR4 gene encoding 5-hydroxytryptamine receptor 4 gives MDELDANVSSKEGFGSVEKVLLLTFLSAVILMAILGNLLVMVAVCRDRQLRKIKTNYFIVSLAFVDLLVSVLVMPFGAIELVQDIWIYGEMFCLVRTSLDVLLTTASIFHLCCISLDRYYAICCQPLVYRNKMTPLRIALMLGGCWIIPMFISFLPIMQGWNNIGIIDLIEKRKFNQNSNSTYCIFMVNKPYAITCSVVAFYIPFLLMVLAYYRIYVTAKEHAHQIQMLQRAGAPSEGRPQPADQHSTHRMRTETKAAKTLCIIMGCFCLCWAPFFVTNIVDPFIDYTVPGQVWTAFLWLGYINSGLNPFLYAFLNKSFRRAFLIILCCDDERYRRPSILGQTVPCSTTTINGSTHVLRDAVECGGQWESHCHPPATSSLVAAHPSDP, from the exons TTCCAAGGAGGGTTTTGGTTCAGTGGAGAAAGTCTTGCTGCTCACGTTTCTCTCGGCGGTTATCCTGATGGCCATCTTGGGGAACCTGCTGGTGATGGTGGCTGTGTGCAGGGACAGGCAGCTCAG GAAGATAAAAACCAATTATTTCATTGTATCTCTCGCCTTTGTGGATCTGCTGGTTTCTGTGCTGGTGATGCCCTTTGGTGCCATTGAGCTGGTTCAAGACATCTGGATTTATGGGGAGATGTTTTGCCTCGTCCGGACATCTCTAGATGTCCTGCTCACGACAGCATCGATTTTTCACCTGTGCTGCATTTCCCTGGACAG GTATTATGCCATCTGCTGCCAGCCTCTGGTCTATAGGAACAAGATGACCCCTCTGCGCATCGCGTTAATGCTGGGAGGCTGCTGGATCATCCCCATGTTTATCTCTTTTCTCCCTATAATGCAAGGCTGGAATAATATTGGCATAATTGATTTG ATAGAAAAAAGGAAGTTCAACCAAAACTCCAACTCTACGTACTGTATCTTCATGGTCAACAAGCCCTACGCCATCACCTGCTCTGTGGTGGCCTTCTACATCCCATTTCTCCTCATGGTGCTGGCCTATTATCGCATCTACGTCACAGCAAAAGAGCATGCCCACCAAATCCAGATGTTACAACGGGCAGGAGCCCCCTCTGAAGGCAGGCCTCAGCCAGCTGACCAGCACAGCACTCATCGCATGAGGACCGAGACCAAAGCAGCCAAGACCCTGTGCATCATCATGggttgcttctgcctctgctgggCTCCATTCTTTGTCACTAATATTGTGGATCCATTCATAGACTACACTGTTCCTGGGCAGGTGTGGACCGCTTTCCTCTGGCTTGGCTACATCAACTCTGGGTTAAACCCCTTTCTGTACGCCTTCTTGAATAAGTCTTTTAGACGTGCCTTCCTCATCATCCTCTGCTGTGATGATGAGCGCTACCGAAGACCCTCCATTCTGGGCCAGACTGTCCCCTGTTCAACCACAACCATTAATGGATCCACACATGTGCTAAG